A window of the Cynocephalus volans isolate mCynVol1 chromosome 10, mCynVol1.pri, whole genome shotgun sequence genome harbors these coding sequences:
- the PTGIR gene encoding prostacyclin receptor: MADSCRNLTYVRDSVGPATSTLMFVAGVAGNGLALGILGAQRWSRPSAFAVLVTGLAVTDLLGTCFLSPAVFVAYARNSSLLGLARGGPALCNAFAFAMTFFGLAATLILFAMAVERCLALSHPYLYAQLDGPRCARLALPAIYAFCTLFCSLPLLGLGQHQQYCPGSWCFIRMRSAEPGGCAFSLAYASLMALLVAAIVFCNGSVTLSLCRMYRQQRRHQGSLVPGPRAGVDEVDHLILLALMTGIMAVCSLPLTIHGFTQAVAPDSSEMGDLLAFRFNAFNPILDPWVFILFRKAVFQRLKLWFCWLCPGPVRGDLQIPPSEPASGRRDPRGPTALGGKEGSWVPLSAWGEGKVAPLPPAQPSSSSTVGMPSKAEAVVACSLC; this comes from the exons ATGGCGGACTCGTGCCGGAACCTTACCTATGTGCGGGACTCGGTAGGGCCGGCCACCAGCACCCTGATGTTTGTGGCGGGTGTGGCGGGCAACGGGCTGGCGCTGGGCATCTTGGGGGCACAGCGGTGGTCGCGCCCCTCGGCCTTCGCGGTGCTGGTCACCGGGCTGGCGGTGACGGACCTGCTGGGCACGTGCTTTCTGAGCCCTGCGGTGTTCGTGGCCTACGCTCGCAACAGCTCCCTGCTGGGCCTGGCCCGGGGCGGCCCCGCACTGTGCAACGCCTTCGCTTTCGCCATGACCTTCTTTGGCCTGGCCGCCACACTCATCCTCTTCGCCATGGCCGTGGAGCGCTGCCTGGCGCTCAGCCACCCCTACCTGTATGCCCAGCTGGACGGGCCGCGCTGTGCGCGCCTGGCACTACCTGCCATCTATGCCTTCTGCACCCTCTTCTGCTCGCTGCCCCTGCTGGGCCTAGGCCAACACCAGCAGTACTGCCCGGGCAGCTGGTGCTTCATCCGCATGCGCTCGGCTGAGCCGGGCGGCTGTGCCTTCTCGCTGGCCTACGCCAGCCTCATGGCCCTGCTGGTGGCCGCCATCGTCTTCTGCAATGGCTCCGTCACCCTCAGCCTCTGCCGCATGTACCGCCAGCAGAGGCGTCACCAGGGCTCGCTGGTCCCTGGGCCGCGGGCTGGCGTGGACGAGGTTGACCACCTGATTCTGCTGGCCCTCATGACGGGCATCATGGCTGTGTGCTCTCTGCCTCTCACG ATCCACGGCTTCACCCAGGCCGTTGCCCCGGACAGCAGTGAGATGGGGGACCTCCTGGCCTTCCGCTTCAACGCCTTTAACCCCATCTTGGACCCCTGGGTCTTCATCCTTTTCCGCAAGGCCGTCTTCCAGCGACTCAAGCTCTGGTTCTGCTGGCTGTGTCCCGGGCCCGTCCGTGGTGACTTACAGATACCCCCCTCTGAGCCAGCCTCAGGGAGGAGGGACCCGAGGGGCCCCACTGCTCTTGGGGGGAAAGAGGGAAGCTGGGTGCCTTTGTCAGCCTGGGGTGAGGGTAAGGTGGCACCCTTACCTCCTGCACAACCGTCCAGCAGCAGCACTGTGGGAATGCCATCCAAAGCAGAGGCTGTTGTCGCCTGCTCCCTCTGCTGA
- the GNG8 gene encoding guanine nucleotide-binding protein G(I)/G(S)/G(O) subunit gamma-8 encodes MSNNMAKIAEARKTVEQLKLEVNIDRMKVSQAAAELLAFCDTRAKDDPLVTPVPAAENPFRDKRLFCVLL; translated from the exons ATGTCCAACAACATGGCCAAGATCGCCGAGGCTCGCAAGACGGTGGAACAGTTGAAGCTGGAGGTGAACATCGACCGCATGAAG GTGTCACAGGCGgcggcagaactgctggccttcTGCGATACGCGCGCCAAAGACGACCCACTAGTGACGCCGGTACCCGCCGCTGAGAATCCCTTCCGCGACAAGCGCCTCTTTTGCGTCCTGCTCTGA
- the DACT3 gene encoding dapper homolog 3, which translates to MIRAFSFPVSPERGRLRGWLEGSLAGLCELHWLRERQEYRVQQALRLAQPGMGGVEAEDEEDAEEDEDAAAARRAAAALEEQLEALPGLIWDLGQQLGDLSLESGGLEQESGRSSGFYEDPSSTGGPDSPPSTFCGDSGFSGSGSYGRLGPSEPRGIYASERPKSLGDASPSAPEAVGARAAVPRSFSAPYPTAAGSAGPEACSSAERRARAGPFLTPSPLHAVALRSPRPCGRPPADSPDAAGAGRPLDGYISALLRRRRRRGAGQPRTSPGGADGGPRRQNSVRQRPPDASPPPGGARPATEPSVERAGGRPTSPAALSRAWASPWESEAAPEPAAQPVAPSPPDSPAEGRLVKAQYIPGAQAATRGLPGRAARRKAPPLTRGRSVEQSPPRERPRATGRRGRMTEASGRRGSPRARKAARSQSETSLLGRAAAVPPGAPKYPTAEREEPRPPRPRRGPAPTLAAQAAGSCRRWRSTAEIDAADGRRGRPRGPAARGPGPGPSPSAPQRRLLYGCAGSDSECSAGRLGPLGRRGPAGGVGGGYGESESSASEGESPAFSSASSDSDGSGGLVWPQQLVAATAASGPGGGAGGGAPAGPAKVFVKIKASHALKKKILRFRSGSLKVMTTV; encoded by the exons ATGATCCGGGCCTTCTCGTTCCCGGTGAGCCCCGAGAGGGGCCGGCTGCGGGGCTGGCTGGAGGGCAGCCTGGCTGGGCTCTGCGAGTTGCACTGGCTCCGGGAGAGACAGGAGTACCGCGTGCAGCAGGCGCTGCGGCTGGCCCAGCCCGGAATGGGGGGCGTTGAGGCCGAGGACGAGGAGGACGCCGAAGAGGACGAAGATGCGGCGGCGGCGCGCCGGGCCGCAGCGGCCCTGGAGGAGCAGTTG GAGGCCCTGCCTGGGCTCATCTGGGACCTGGGCCAGCAGCTGGGAGACCTGAGCCTGGAGTCTGGGGGCCTGGAACAGGAGAGTGGGCGTAGCTCAG GCTTCTATGAAGACCCCAGCTCCACAGGAGGTCCAGACTCACCGCCCTCGACCTTCTGTGGAGACAGTGGCTTCTCCGGATCTGGCTCCTATGGACGCCTGGGTCCCTCTGAACCCCGGGGTATCTATGCCAGCGAGAGGCCCAAGTCCCTAG GAGATGCCAGTCCTAGTGCTCCGGAGGCTGTGGGCGCTCGGGCAGCGGTGCCGCGGTCCTTCTCGGCGCCCTACCCGACGGCGGCGGGGTCTGCGGGCCCGGAGGCCTGCTCCTCGGCGGAGCGGCGGGCCCGAGCGGGGCCCTTCCTGACCCCCAGCCCTCTGCACGCCGTGGCACTGCGCAGCCCGCGGCCCTGCGGCCGCCCTCCTGCCGATTCGCCCGACGCGGCGGGCGCAGGGCGGCCCCTGGACGGCTACATTTCGGCGCTCCTGCGCAGGCGCCGCCGCCGGGGGGCGGGCCAGCCCCGAACCAGTCCCGGGGGCGCGGACGGGGGCCCGCGGCGCCAGAACAGCGTGCGCCAGCGGCCGCCGGACGCGTCCCCGCCCCCCGGAGGCGCGCGGCCCGCGACCGAGCCCTCGGTGGAGCGCGCCGGGGGCCGTCCCACCAGCCCCGCCGCCTTGAGTCGCGCCTGGGCCTCCCCGTGGGAGTCAGAGGCGGCTCCCGAGCCGGCCGCGCAGCCCGTTGCCCCCTCGCCCCCCGACAGCCCTGCCGAGGGCCGCCTGGTGAAGGCTCAGTACATCCCAGGCGCGCAGGCCGCCACCCGCGGCCTCCCTGGTCGCGCGGCGCGCCGCAAAGCGCCGCCACTGACCCGTGGCCGCAGCGTGGAGCAGTCACCACCGCGGGAGCGTCCCCGGGCCACGGGCCGCCGTGGACGCATGACGGAGGCCTCGGGCCGCCGGGGTTCTCCCAGGGCTCGCAAGGCTGCGCGCTCCCAGTCTGAGACCAGCCTGCTGGGCCGCGCCGCCGCGGTTCCTCCCGGCGCCCCCAAGTACCCTACAGCGGAACGGGAAGAGCCTCGGCCGCCGCGGCCCCGCCGCGGTCCAGCGCCCACGCTCGCGGCTCAGGCCGCAGGGTCCTGCCGCCGCTGGCGCTCCACGGCCGAGATCGACGCTGCCGATGGGCGCCGCGGCCGGCCCCGCGGCCCCGCGGCCCGCGGTCCAGGGCCTGGCCCGTCCCCGTCAGCTCCTCAGCGTCGTCTGCTCTACGGCTGCGCGGGCAGCGACTCGGAGTGCTCGGCTGGGCGCCTGGGGCCTCTCGGACGCCGGGGGCCTGCAGGCGGCGTTGGCGGCGGCTACGGGGAGAGCGAATCGAGCGCCAGCGAGGGCGAGTCGCCTGCCTTCAGCTCTGCGTCCAGCGACTCAGACGGCAGCGGTGGCCTCGTGTGGCCTCAGCAGCTAGTGGCGGCCACCGCGGCCTCCGGGCCAGGgggtggtgcaggtggaggggcgcCCGCGGGCCCCGCCAAAGTCTTTGTGAAGATCAAGGCATCCCACGCGCTGAAAAAAAAGATACTGCGTTTCCGCTCGGGTTCTCTCAAGGTCATGACTACCGTGTGA